A section of the Candidatus Hydrogenedentota bacterium genome encodes:
- a CDS encoding amino acid adenylation domain-containing protein, which translates to MIRENNCLHVRFEAQVAASPGAPALTFAGDTLSYGELNARANQLARHLRQCGAKPGQRVGLCLDRNFDPVIAILAVLKTGAAYVPMDPVYPAERVRMIVEDAQCPIVVAHAEHRDRFSDGEAAVVVLDGAERPWERESPDDLDVAVSPSDLAYVIYTSGSTGKPKGALVTHWNVYRLFDAMQPDFGFRSDDVWTFFHSYAFDFSVSEMWGALFFGGRIVMVPYLLSRSPDEFYQLLVDEGVTVLNQTPSAFKQIQHHDETLPLEQSRRLALRYVLVGGEYMSLSSLAPWFERHGDEQPRIVHVYGITETTVFVTYRFLTKADAAPGTPSFIGLAIKDLYLRILDEDRRPVAVGEVGELYIGGPGVCLGYLNRPDLTAERFLPDPFDTSAYPPTLYKSGDLVRLFENDLEFIGRNDNQVQLRGFRVELGEIEAELSEAPGIRSAIVRLREDIPGDPRLVAYYLARESVALSTLRDHLLRTLPPYMVPSAFVHLDAFPLNNNGKIENDALPAPADFIQSDAEYVAPANDNEGRLATLWRELLGVPRVGTRDNFIHLGGHSLLFTQLLVRIRKQFGVEISLRAAMESPTIGAHAALIAEKLGAGTTDAAPPIAPADRGAPLPLSFAQERLWIIEQLDPGNTTYNIPILFEIHGRVDAARLHQAIGLVVDRHEILRTVFPAVGPVPCQKILSKLELPFSTVDIGEAGDDGVFLAQVRDRLSAESTTHFSLENGPLLRFVYFPHREGHGCLGLVIHHAIFDGWSISVLLNDLAASYALDGEAPPSVPSIQYADYSAWQRESVGTADYTRQLDYWKAHLAGPLPVLEFPTDFTRPPRQAWHGRVARRTLGAAPSEALARFSRRHGKTLFSVLAAAWNVLLYRYSGQEDIVVGTAIAGRNQQELEALIGFFVNTVVIRTPIDPAQRFVDYLDVVETAVVAAQENQAVPFEQIVAEVQHERDPGRSPIFQVMFVLHNTPRYEVEFSGLRMTGEELSNEGAKFDLTLSVQPRDGELVLNLEYCTALFRESTANRILDNYATLLGALLDAPETAVARLQLLSPDETAQVLGLVGPHVDLDPSASLVSAFESIVHRHPEALAVTDDTTSLSYGALEVRANQLARLLLDRGVARDEPVPFFLSRSIHTIVAVLGILKAGAAYVPLDLQDPAGRRNRILGALNPRLILSERSMGAGLASAGVEIVCLDDAELLESLDVGAPGLTHAGSDAAYIIFTSGSTGEPKGVCCNHGGVLNLFEDLHDRQPVGPGEACSIWAAFSFDATVYEIWTGLLGGAALHIIPERVRLDGDQCLAWMKEHAIASAYLPGYMLPALRDRQMRDPIPLRRLMVGVEPLPESMLGAIVDATPGLMMVNAYGPTEATVYVTLYPVLQGAPRPQGNTPIGTAIRNTHLYVLDPAMNPVPIGVPGELYAGGAGLARGYYRDPELTEAQFVSSPFGDSRADRLYRTGDQVYLREDLQLVFVRRMGRYIKLRGLRIDPGEIESLLRTHPAVRDAVVLVPDDSPEEQRLVAYLAIGVETAPSDSELDFFLKDQLPAHMRPAQYIRLAAFPRTVQGKLDRRALPAPPAPRVDDESNDELDDTETAILAIWRACLQSDCSGRHVNFFAVGGHSLLAIQVIGRINEYFSSELTLADFFDSPTVAALAVRVAQGAKAPSRRGNELLEIKSGTRTPFFCLKGAGDVGGSYETFAGALADSQPFYGFPNLDFDDEGPARIEYLASRCIQEMKRVRPEGPYYIGGYSFGGIVAYEMARQLLESGDDVPLIAMLDSATPDHHHVRRAMTLEYLRHFVQRVRARLRTLAFTWKMHVGYARDGMALLARRAFGAKPPHANRVQLRDYLRWIHFDTSVQYYLIQAGLASPSIAERRLKMVEDQLVRYSARSMASSQNAVAEYVMEPIEGQITLFRAEHNPWRSERRDPTYGWSRYARKGVRVVEVPGNHMVIIRHPYAVGLGRALQRVIDELESKTI; encoded by the coding sequence ATGATTCGTGAGAATAATTGCCTTCACGTGCGGTTTGAAGCACAAGTCGCGGCGTCCCCCGGGGCGCCCGCGTTGACTTTCGCGGGGGATACGCTTTCGTACGGCGAATTGAACGCCCGCGCGAACCAGCTCGCCCGCCATCTGCGCCAATGCGGGGCGAAACCGGGCCAGCGGGTGGGCCTGTGCCTTGATCGCAACTTTGATCCGGTCATCGCGATTCTCGCCGTGCTCAAAACCGGCGCCGCTTATGTACCCATGGACCCGGTTTATCCCGCGGAACGGGTGCGCATGATCGTCGAAGATGCCCAGTGCCCCATCGTGGTGGCCCACGCCGAACATCGGGACCGTTTTTCGGATGGCGAGGCGGCGGTGGTGGTGCTGGATGGCGCGGAGCGCCCCTGGGAACGGGAATCGCCGGACGATCTCGACGTGGCGGTCTCCCCTTCCGATCTGGCTTATGTCATTTATACCTCCGGCTCCACGGGCAAGCCCAAGGGCGCGCTCGTAACCCACTGGAATGTGTACCGCCTGTTTGACGCGATGCAACCGGATTTCGGATTTCGCTCCGACGACGTCTGGACTTTTTTCCATTCCTATGCCTTCGATTTCTCGGTCTCGGAAATGTGGGGGGCCCTCTTCTTCGGCGGGCGTATTGTCATGGTCCCCTATCTGCTCAGCCGCAGCCCGGACGAATTCTATCAGTTGCTGGTGGACGAAGGGGTCACGGTGCTCAACCAGACGCCTTCCGCCTTCAAGCAGATCCAGCACCACGATGAGACCCTTCCGCTGGAACAGTCCCGCCGTCTGGCGCTACGTTATGTGCTGGTGGGCGGGGAATACATGTCCCTCTCCAGCCTGGCGCCCTGGTTCGAACGTCACGGGGATGAACAGCCTCGGATAGTCCATGTTTATGGGATTACGGAGACGACCGTCTTCGTGACGTATCGCTTCTTAACCAAAGCCGATGCCGCCCCCGGCACGCCCAGCTTCATCGGATTGGCGATCAAGGACCTGTACCTCCGTATCCTCGACGAAGATCGGCGACCTGTCGCAGTAGGCGAAGTGGGCGAGCTCTATATTGGCGGCCCGGGGGTATGTCTGGGCTATCTGAATCGTCCCGACCTGACGGCGGAGCGTTTCCTTCCCGACCCCTTTGATACTTCGGCCTACCCCCCAACGCTCTACAAGTCGGGCGATCTGGTCCGCCTGTTTGAAAACGATCTCGAATTCATTGGGCGCAACGACAATCAGGTGCAATTGCGGGGTTTCCGCGTGGAACTCGGCGAGATCGAGGCTGAACTCAGCGAGGCTCCCGGCATCCGCAGCGCGATTGTGCGCCTACGCGAGGACATCCCCGGCGATCCGCGCCTGGTGGCCTACTATCTGGCTCGGGAATCCGTCGCCTTGAGCACGCTCCGGGATCACCTCTTGCGGACCCTTCCGCCCTATATGGTCCCCTCGGCCTTCGTGCACCTCGACGCCTTCCCATTGAACAACAACGGCAAGATCGAGAACGATGCCCTGCCCGCGCCGGCCGACTTCATCCAGTCGGATGCGGAATATGTCGCCCCGGCGAATGACAATGAAGGGCGCCTCGCCACCCTGTGGCGTGAATTGCTCGGCGTGCCGCGGGTGGGCACGAGGGACAATTTCATCCACCTGGGCGGTCACTCCCTGCTCTTTACACAACTCCTGGTACGGATACGGAAGCAATTCGGCGTGGAAATTTCGCTGCGTGCGGCGATGGAATCGCCCACCATTGGAGCCCACGCCGCGTTGATCGCGGAGAAGCTCGGCGCGGGTACGACCGATGCCGCGCCCCCCATCGCCCCCGCCGACCGGGGCGCGCCCCTTCCCCTGTCCTTCGCGCAGGAACGCCTGTGGATCATCGAGCAACTCGACCCGGGAAATACCACCTACAATATACCGATCTTGTTTGAGATCCATGGACGCGTGGACGCGGCGCGTCTACACCAGGCCATCGGTTTGGTAGTGGACCGACACGAGATTCTGCGGACCGTCTTTCCGGCTGTGGGGCCGGTGCCCTGCCAGAAGATTCTATCGAAACTGGAACTCCCTTTCTCGACCGTGGATATTGGGGAGGCCGGCGACGACGGAGTATTTCTGGCCCAGGTCCGGGACCGGTTGAGCGCGGAATCCACCACGCACTTTTCCCTGGAGAACGGCCCGCTTCTGCGGTTTGTTTATTTCCCCCACCGGGAGGGTCACGGCTGTCTAGGCCTCGTCATACACCACGCGATCTTTGACGGATGGTCCATCAGCGTGCTCTTAAACGATCTGGCGGCCAGCTACGCGCTTGACGGCGAAGCCCCCCCGTCGGTACCGTCCATCCAGTATGCGGACTACAGCGCGTGGCAGCGGGAAAGCGTGGGAACAGCCGACTACACGCGCCAACTGGACTACTGGAAGGCGCACTTGGCGGGGCCCCTTCCGGTGCTGGAGTTTCCCACGGATTTCACGCGTCCACCGCGTCAAGCCTGGCACGGCAGGGTGGCCCGTCGCACACTGGGGGCGGCGCCGTCGGAGGCGCTGGCCCGGTTTTCTCGCCGTCACGGCAAGACGCTCTTCTCGGTACTCGCGGCCGCCTGGAATGTACTCCTTTACCGCTATTCGGGTCAGGAGGATATCGTGGTCGGCACGGCCATCGCCGGCCGAAACCAGCAGGAACTGGAAGCGCTGATTGGCTTCTTCGTAAACACCGTGGTCATCCGCACCCCAATCGACCCCGCCCAACGTTTTGTAGACTATCTTGACGTGGTCGAGACCGCGGTGGTCGCCGCCCAGGAAAACCAGGCGGTGCCCTTCGAGCAAATCGTGGCCGAAGTGCAACATGAACGGGATCCCGGCCGCTCCCCGATCTTTCAGGTCATGTTCGTTCTCCACAATACGCCGCGCTACGAGGTGGAATTTTCCGGTCTGCGCATGACCGGAGAAGAACTGAGCAATGAAGGGGCGAAGTTCGACTTGACCTTGTCTGTCCAGCCCAGAGATGGTGAGCTCGTCTTGAACCTCGAATACTGCACCGCGCTCTTCCGTGAATCCACCGCCAATCGAATCCTGGACAATTATGCAACGCTCCTTGGCGCGCTGCTTGACGCCCCCGAGACCGCGGTGGCCCGTCTTCAACTCTTGAGCCCCGACGAAACGGCCCAGGTCCTTGGGCTTGTGGGGCCACACGTGGACCTGGACCCCTCAGCCTCACTTGTCAGCGCTTTTGAATCGATCGTACACCGTCACCCCGAAGCGCTCGCGGTCACCGATGACACCACATCACTCTCCTACGGCGCGCTGGAAGTACGGGCCAACCAGCTCGCCCGGCTGCTCCTCGACCGGGGTGTCGCCCGCGACGAGCCGGTTCCATTTTTTCTCTCCCGGAGCATACACACAATTGTGGCCGTACTCGGGATCCTCAAGGCGGGCGCGGCCTACGTCCCGCTGGATCTTCAGGACCCCGCGGGAAGGCGCAATCGCATACTGGGCGCGCTCAATCCCCGGCTGATACTCTCAGAACGGTCCATGGGCGCCGGTCTGGCTTCGGCGGGCGTCGAAATCGTTTGCCTGGACGATGCGGAACTACTGGAGTCTCTTGATGTCGGCGCGCCCGGACTGACCCATGCGGGAAGCGACGCGGCCTATATCATCTTTACCTCCGGCTCCACGGGTGAGCCGAAAGGCGTGTGCTGCAACCACGGCGGCGTCCTGAATTTATTCGAAGATCTCCACGACCGCCAGCCTGTGGGACCCGGCGAAGCCTGCTCGATCTGGGCCGCCTTCAGTTTTGACGCGACGGTCTATGAGATCTGGACGGGACTTCTCGGCGGCGCGGCCCTCCACATCATTCCGGAGCGCGTTCGCCTTGACGGCGATCAATGCCTCGCCTGGATGAAAGAGCATGCGATCGCATCGGCGTACCTTCCGGGTTACATGCTGCCCGCGCTGCGGGACCGGCAAATGCGGGATCCCATTCCCCTGCGTCGCCTGATGGTGGGCGTGGAACCGCTGCCTGAATCGATGCTGGGTGCCATTGTCGATGCGACGCCCGGCCTCATGATGGTCAACGCCTATGGCCCCACCGAAGCCACCGTATACGTCACCCTGTACCCCGTGCTGCAGGGCGCGCCACGGCCGCAGGGCAACACGCCCATCGGCACGGCCATACGGAACACCCACCTTTATGTGCTGGACCCCGCCATGAACCCGGTGCCCATCGGCGTTCCCGGCGAGCTCTACGCCGGCGGAGCCGGCCTCGCACGGGGCTACTATCGCGACCCCGAGCTGACAGAGGCGCAATTCGTTTCCAGTCCCTTCGGCGATAGCCGCGCGGACAGGCTCTATCGCACCGGTGATCAGGTTTATCTCCGGGAGGACCTCCAGCTCGTTTTCGTGCGCAGGATGGGGCGATACATCAAGCTGCGCGGCCTCCGGATCGATCCGGGCGAGATCGAAAGCCTGCTTCGCACCCATCCCGCGGTTCGGGATGCCGTGGTGCTGGTCCCCGACGATTCACCGGAGGAACAACGCCTCGTGGCCTATCTCGCAATCGGAGTGGAGACCGCGCCCTCCGATTCGGAACTCGACTTTTTTCTCAAGGATCAGTTGCCGGCCCACATGCGCCCCGCCCAGTACATCCGCCTCGCCGCCTTCCCGCGCACGGTCCAGGGAAAATTGGACCGCCGGGCGCTTCCGGCGCCACCCGCGCCGCGCGTGGACGACGAATCGAACGACGAGCTCGACGATACGGAGACCGCCATCCTGGCCATCTGGCGGGCCTGCTTGCAAAGCGATTGCTCGGGCCGGCACGTAAACTTCTTCGCCGTGGGCGGCCATTCGCTCCTCGCCATTCAGGTTATCGGCCGTATCAATGAGTACTTCTCTTCCGAATTAACTCTGGCGGACTTTTTTGACAGCCCCACCGTCGCCGCGCTGGCGGTGCGTGTTGCCCAGGGGGCAAAAGCGCCTTCCCGGCGGGGGAACGAGCTCCTGGAGATCAAATCGGGCACGCGCACGCCCTTCTTTTGCCTCAAGGGAGCCGGTGATGTGGGCGGATCCTATGAAACCTTTGCCGGCGCCCTCGCGGATTCACAACCCTTTTACGGATTCCCCAATCTAGATTTTGACGACGAAGGGCCCGCCAGGATCGAGTATCTGGCATCGCGCTGTATCCAGGAAATGAAAAGGGTGCGCCCCGAGGGACCCTACTACATCGGCGGTTATTCCTTCGGGGGTATCGTGGCCTACGAGATGGCCCGCCAGCTTCTGGAAAGCGGCGACGATGTGCCCCTCATCGCCATGCTGGACAGCGCCACGCCCGACCACCACCATGTGCGACGGGCCATGACGCTGGAGTACTTGCGGCACTTTGTGCAGCGCGTCCGGGCACGACTTCGCACCCTGGCCTTCACCTGGAAAATGCACGTTGGGTACGCCCGGGACGGCATGGCGCTACTGGCCCGACGCGCCTTCGGCGCGAAGCCTCCCCATGCAAACCGGGTGCAACTGCGCGACTATCTTCGCTGGATACATTTCGACACCTCCGTGCAGTATTACCTGATCCAGGCGGGACTTGCCTCGCCGAGCATTGCGGAGCGCCGCCTGAAAATGGTGGAAGACCAGTTGGTGCGTTACAGCGCGCGAAGCATGGCCTCAAGCCAGAACGCCGTGGCGGAATATGTGATGGAGCCCATTGAGGGGCAGATCACCCTGTTTCGCGCGGAGCACAACCCGTGGCGATCCGAGCGCAGGGACCCGACCTACGGCTGGAGCCGCTACGCCCGCAAGGGTGTACGCGTGGTGGAAGTGCCGGGAAATCACATGGTAATCATTCGCCATCCTTACGCGGTCGGGCTGGGCAGGGCGCTGCAACGCGTCATCGATGAATTGGAATCCAAGACCATCTGA
- a CDS encoding GHKL domain-containing protein, with translation MSDKVPQPDALSEPVRNRMDTLHAPAGRADPEALRALASAALADPIVQVVLEAVNGYLLILDQHRQIIAANDTLLHALGLRSPEEMLGLRPGELLHCENAHLGPGGCGTSRKCGKCGAVLTILSCQNSGEPAEGECSLTMENDGELKAADFHVRCTPITLAGEPVMAFVLQDISSEKRRDVLEKVFMHDLRNVLQGLMGFSELMDTGDASFASHMILALSNQLNEEVEGQECLMKAERGELDVNYASVDAGAILEQVREVFEHHPSSRGKFLRVLCLSSETRLESDARLLRRVLINMTKNAFEAVAKGETVKLRFEQMDGTSIFSVWNPGYIPESVAAQIFQRSFTTKGEQGRGIGTYSMRLLGNQYLGGHVYFTTSEAEGTEFSIRIPRTLNPSANGR, from the coding sequence ATGTCCGACAAAGTGCCACAACCCGACGCGCTTTCCGAGCCTGTCCGAAACAGGATGGACACCCTCCACGCGCCGGCCGGGCGAGCGGACCCCGAAGCGTTAAGGGCACTGGCCAGCGCGGCACTGGCCGATCCCATAGTTCAGGTGGTCCTGGAAGCGGTGAACGGGTACCTTCTCATCCTGGATCAGCACCGGCAGATCATCGCCGCGAATGATACGCTGCTCCACGCCCTCGGCCTCCGCAGTCCGGAGGAGATGCTTGGGCTCCGGCCCGGCGAATTGCTCCATTGCGAAAACGCCCACCTTGGGCCCGGTGGATGCGGCACATCCCGCAAGTGCGGCAAGTGCGGCGCGGTACTTACGATTCTCTCATGCCAGAACAGCGGCGAACCTGCCGAAGGTGAATGTTCCCTGACCATGGAAAACGATGGTGAGCTGAAGGCCGCCGATTTTCACGTGCGCTGCACGCCAATTACCCTCGCGGGCGAGCCGGTTATGGCGTTTGTGCTCCAGGACATCAGCTCGGAAAAGCGGCGGGATGTGCTGGAAAAGGTGTTCATGCATGATCTGCGGAATGTGCTCCAGGGACTGATGGGTTTCAGCGAGCTGATGGATACGGGAGACGCCTCCTTCGCTTCGCACATGATCCTGGCGCTTTCCAACCAGTTGAACGAGGAAGTGGAAGGCCAGGAATGCCTCATGAAAGCGGAACGGGGCGAGCTGGATGTGAACTATGCCTCCGTGGACGCGGGTGCGATTCTGGAGCAGGTCCGCGAAGTATTCGAGCATCACCCCTCATCCCGGGGCAAGTTCCTTCGCGTGCTGTGCCTATCCAGCGAGACGCGGCTGGAGAGCGATGCCCGCCTTCTGCGCCGGGTACTGATCAACATGACGAAGAACGCGTTCGAGGCGGTGGCGAAGGGCGAGACGGTGAAGCTCCGCTTTGAACAGATGGACGGGACGTCGATCTTCTCCGTGTGGAATCCAGGTTATATCCCGGAGTCCGTGGCGGCGCAGATATTCCAGCGCTCCTTTACCACCAAAGGTGAGCAGGGACGGGGGATCGGCACCTACAGCATGCGGCTGCTGGGCAACCAGTACCTTGGTGGGCATGTCTACTTCACCACCTCCGAGGCGGAAGGGACGGAATTCTCTATCCGGATCCCCCGAACGCTGAACCCGTCCGCCAACGGGCGATAG
- the mutL gene encoding DNA mismatch repair endonuclease MutL — translation MTTTTQIAPVRVLAEDVANKIAAGEVVERPASVVKELLENALDAGSTRITVRVVAAGRRLIEVTDNGHGMSEQNALLSIERHATSKIRSAEDLEDIRTMGFRGEALASIASVSRFEMVTRREQDDNGTRIRIDGGILREVEQAGARPGTRVTVNRLYFNTPVRAKFLKGLTTELGHCIDVVQRHALARPGVGFQFLHNDKMLLDIPPHATLRERVAIIWGLSTSKDMIEVQGEQAGYRLQGIIGLPGLTRSARSHQFFFMNHRPVINRSLQYGFEDGYRGLVTIGRHPVGVLMLETNPRFVDVNIHPAKREIRFRDERVARDAVRDIVRNCLAEAHAPAQRPSAIPEPPQPRFEVLHLAEVEAETHMPVDEPESVPELHAPDPVVPAPPIRRYEPASAARPEPIARPFTTPQPLEMRAEPSFAQKNDVEQPVAPRRAEFTLASPPPPTPRSAARQGEFPEMASPATENVVPEAVYRPVDSIGDAPMQLFDTYLLVPGDERLLIIDQHALHERLNYDSLMAELADHHYESQQLLVPIVIEVAPAQVRLLESNLSIFRRIGIELEPFGGNTFQVTAICHLYEEAKVRDLVYHVLDEIGQGDLFDSENVMADALRMATRACKASVRAGDPLTPQERRGLLEGFQRLRPPYTCPHGRPIIVELTQNQMEKSFRRIQ, via the coding sequence ATGACCACCACCACCCAGATAGCGCCCGTGCGCGTGCTTGCCGAAGATGTGGCGAACAAGATCGCCGCGGGTGAGGTCGTGGAGCGTCCCGCATCGGTGGTGAAGGAACTGCTGGAGAACGCGCTGGACGCCGGATCAACCCGGATTACCGTGCGGGTTGTAGCGGCCGGGCGTCGCCTTATCGAAGTGACCGACAACGGCCACGGGATGTCGGAGCAAAACGCCCTCCTCTCCATCGAGCGCCATGCCACGAGCAAGATCCGCTCGGCGGAAGACCTGGAGGACATCCGCACCATGGGTTTCCGGGGCGAGGCCCTGGCAAGTATCGCCTCGGTATCCCGCTTCGAAATGGTAACGCGGCGGGAACAGGACGACAACGGTACCCGGATCCGCATCGACGGTGGCATCCTGCGGGAGGTAGAGCAGGCGGGGGCGCGGCCCGGCACTCGGGTGACGGTGAACCGGCTCTATTTTAATACGCCCGTCCGGGCGAAGTTCCTCAAGGGGCTTACCACCGAGCTGGGCCACTGCATTGACGTCGTCCAGCGACACGCGCTCGCTCGTCCGGGCGTCGGTTTCCAGTTCCTGCACAACGACAAGATGCTGCTGGATATCCCGCCCCATGCCACCCTCCGCGAGCGTGTGGCCATCATCTGGGGCCTTTCGACGTCCAAAGACATGATCGAGGTTCAGGGCGAGCAGGCGGGTTATCGCCTGCAGGGCATCATTGGCCTGCCGGGACTGACCCGCTCGGCCCGCTCCCACCAGTTTTTCTTCATGAACCACCGCCCGGTTATCAATCGGTCGCTCCAGTACGGCTTCGAAGACGGTTACCGAGGGCTGGTCACCATCGGCCGCCACCCGGTTGGCGTGCTCATGCTGGAAACGAATCCCCGCTTCGTGGACGTAAACATCCATCCGGCCAAGCGCGAGATCCGATTTCGCGATGAACGGGTCGCCCGGGACGCCGTGCGCGATATCGTGCGGAATTGCCTGGCGGAGGCCCATGCGCCCGCCCAGCGGCCCTCTGCGATACCGGAGCCGCCCCAGCCCCGCTTCGAAGTTTTGCACCTTGCCGAAGTGGAAGCCGAGACCCACATGCCGGTCGACGAACCGGAATCCGTGCCCGAATTGCATGCCCCCGATCCCGTGGTTCCCGCCCCGCCGATCCGGCGTTATGAGCCCGCGTCGGCGGCGCGGCCAGAGCCCATCGCTCGGCCCTTTACTACGCCTCAGCCCCTGGAGATGCGTGCTGAACCTTCGTTCGCCCAGAAGAACGACGTGGAACAGCCCGTTGCCCCGCGCCGCGCCGAGTTCACGCTTGCCTCGCCACCGCCGCCCACACCCCGGAGCGCCGCCCGGCAGGGCGAGTTTCCCGAAATGGCGTCGCCCGCCACCGAGAATGTTGTGCCCGAGGCGGTCTACCGGCCCGTGGACAGTATCGGCGACGCGCCCATGCAGCTCTTCGATACGTATCTGCTGGTGCCGGGCGACGAGCGTCTGCTCATCATCGACCAGCATGCCCTCCACGAGCGCCTGAACTACGACAGCCTCATGGCCGAATTGGCGGACCACCACTATGAATCCCAGCAGTTGCTGGTGCCCATTGTCATCGAAGTGGCTCCGGCCCAGGTGCGCCTGCTGGAGAGCAACCTGAGCATCTTCCGGCGGATTGGCATCGAGCTGGAGCCCTTCGGCGGTAATACCTTCCAGGTGACCGCCATCTGCCACCTCTATGAAGAAGCCAAAGTGCGCGATCTGGTCTATCACGTGCTCGACGAAATTGGCCAGGGGGATCTCTTCGACAGCGAGAATGTCATGGCGGATGCGCTGCGCATGGCGACCCGGGCCTGCAAGGCCTCCGTCCGCGCCGGCGATCCATTGACACCCCAGGAGCGCCGGGGACTGCTGGAAGGATTCCAGCGCCTGCGTCCGCCCTACACCTGCCCCCATGGCCGCCCCATTATCGTGGAGCTTACCCAGAACCAGATGGAAAAAAGCTTCCGGAGAATCCAGTGA
- the miaA gene encoding tRNA (adenosine(37)-N6)-dimethylallyltransferase MiaA translates to MSHTSGGPPPLIAVVGPTGSGKSALAFALAEHLATEIISVDAMQFYRGMEIGTAAPSLADRARIPHHFVSFLQPGEEMAAGIYQQMARTEIARIHATGRSAVAAGGSGMYVSALLDEIFDGPGRDPVVRARLEEEAQSLGNDVLLARLRAVDPDYAANLTSVNDRVRIVRALEVYELAGRPYSELHREHRQHAASLPAIQFALRYEDRQDLYDRINRRVLQMIEEGWVDEVQALLDSGQRPHVERLKALGYREIIAHLEGKQSLDAAIAASQMHHRRYAKRQLTWFNADPRIHWLPAGPGVGLDQQLEALLEVVHNQEAPETGMHRYLQANAGRV, encoded by the coding sequence GTGAGCCATACCTCGGGCGGCCCGCCGCCCCTGATTGCCGTCGTTGGGCCCACGGGTTCGGGCAAGTCCGCCCTGGCCTTCGCGCTGGCGGAGCACCTGGCCACGGAGATTATCTCCGTCGACGCCATGCAGTTCTATCGCGGCATGGAAATCGGCACGGCCGCCCCGAGTCTCGCGGATCGCGCCCGGATACCCCATCATTTCGTGTCTTTTCTCCAGCCAGGCGAAGAAATGGCCGCGGGGATCTACCAGCAGATGGCCCGGACCGAGATCGCCCGCATCCACGCCACGGGGCGCTCCGCCGTGGCGGCTGGAGGTTCGGGGATGTACGTCAGCGCCTTGCTCGATGAAATCTTCGATGGCCCCGGCCGCGATCCCGTGGTGCGCGCGCGCCTGGAGGAGGAAGCCCAGTCCCTCGGCAACGACGTGCTCCTGGCGCGGCTCCGCGCCGTCGATCCCGACTACGCCGCCAACCTCACCAGCGTCAACGACCGGGTGCGCATCGTCCGCGCGCTGGAAGTGTATGAACTCGCCGGCCGTCCCTACAGTGAATTGCACCGGGAACACCGACAACACGCAGCCTCGCTCCCGGCGATTCAGTTTGCCCTGCGCTATGAAGACCGTCAGGATCTTTACGATCGGATCAACCGGCGCGTGCTCCAGATGATCGAGGAAGGCTGGGTCGACGAAGTCCAGGCCCTGCTCGACAGCGGGCAGCGGCCCCACGTGGAGCGACTGAAGGCCCTGGGCTACCGCGAGATCATAGCCCACCTCGAAGGAAAGCAAAGCCTCGACGCGGCCATCGCGGCAAGCCAGATGCATCACCGGCGCTATGCGAAACGACAACTCACCTGGTTCAACGCCGACCCCCGTATTCACTGGCTGCCCGCCGGACCGGGAGTCGGTCTGGACCAGCAACTGGAAGCCCTGCTGGAGGTCGTGCACAATCAAGAGGCGCCGGAAACCGGGATGCACCGCTACCTCCAGGCGAACGCCGGTCGCGTGTGA
- a CDS encoding MmcQ/YjbR family DNA-binding protein, whose protein sequence is MTLEQFRKRALAFPEASEEPHFEKTSFRVRKKIFATMSPEKAEVVLKLPPLEQAVFSDASGGAIYPVANKWGQQGWTVVLLKNVKTGLLQDALTCSYRCVAPKKLGELVG, encoded by the coding sequence ATGACGCTTGAACAATTCCGCAAGCGCGCCCTGGCCTTTCCGGAAGCCTCAGAGGAACCCCACTTTGAGAAGACCTCCTTCCGCGTGCGGAAGAAAATCTTCGCCACCATGTCGCCGGAAAAGGCGGAAGTAGTGTTGAAGTTGCCTCCCCTGGAGCAGGCGGTTTTCTCCGATGCGAGCGGCGGCGCCATCTACCCGGTGGCGAATAAGTGGGGACAACAGGGCTGGACCGTGGTGTTGTTGAAAAATGTGAAGACGGGCCTGCTCCAGGATGCGCTCACGTGTTCGTATCGATGCGTCGCGCCGAAAAAGCTGGGGGAGCTGGTGGGGTGA